The nucleotide sequence CGCCTCGATCGCCGGCCCCGGCATGTGGGACCTCCACGAGCACGGCCGCATCGCCCGCCGCGACGGCACCCTCACCTGGCGGCAACGACGCGCCGAGGAGAAGGCCTGCCGCAAGGCAGCCGCCGAGAAGTCGGCTGCGGACAAGCAGGCAGCGGCTGAGCAGGAGGCCGCACGCAAGGCGGCCGAGGAGCGGGACCAGGAGTTGGCCACCCAGCGCGAGAAGCACTTCCCGAAGGTGTGGCAGCACGCCGTCAAGCTCGCGGCCGCGCTCGGCGAGACCACCGTCACCGACGCTGTCTGGAAGCGCGCGCACAACGACATCGAAGGCACCGACCCGAGCGAGTCCGTCGACATCATCCGCGGCCGCAACGCAGCCGCCCGGCGCGTCCTCGCGGCCCGCTCCGAAGCCCCCGGCGAGAAGCCCGTCAAGGTCACGAACGCCCAGCGTGCGCCTCAAATGCCCCCTGCCCGGCACCCGGGCCCGAAGGCTCGTGCCACGCGCCGCGCCGGAGACACCCCGAAGTACGCGGCAGTCGCCCGCCGGCAGGCAGCGATCACCGCCCGCGAGGCCGCCAAGAAGGAGGAGCAGTGACCACCGCCACCCACGCCGAGCAGAGCGCCGAGCGGCCCACGCTCACGATCGTCAAGGACAACGGCGGCACCCCCGTCGAGGGCACGGTCGTCGAGCACCAGGGCACCGTCGTTGCCCGGCCCGCGTGGGCCGTGTCCGCCGCCGAGCGGGCCCAGCTCGCCCGGCGCCACGCCCTGACGAACTGGGGCTACCTGCCCTGGACCGCCCGCGGCTACTGGCGCCTCGCCGCCCGCTGGACCGACGGCTGGCGCGACGACTACCCGCAGATGATCCACACCGCCCGTGCCGACCTCAAGGCCGCCAAAGGCGACGCCGACTTCGAACAGAGCGCCAAGCGCACCGTGCAGCGCCTCCGCCAGGAGTACACCCACCACCGGCTTGTCTACGGCGCGAAAACCGGCGCCTGGATGGCCACCACCGGCACCGCCAGCGCCGTCGGCGTCGCCGCCGGCGGAGTATGGACCAGCCTCCTCCTCGGCATCGCCACCGTCGCCTACGGAGCCTGGCATGGCCGGCCCGCCATCATCGCCGCCGAGGACGACCCCGGCCGCATCGAGATCCTCGCCGAGGAAGGCGCGCCGTTCCCGATCGCGGACGCCACCAGCCGCACCGAAGCCGCCGAATGTGTCCGCCGCGCCCTCGTCTCCGAAGGCATCGCGGTCGCCGAGGTCGAGGCCGGCCGCCGCTACGACTGGGGCTGGGAAATCAACGTCCGCCTCCAGAAGGGCACCCCCGCCGACCTCATCGCCAAGGCCGGCGACCTGGAAACCCCGCTCGACCTGCCCGTCGACGGCCTCCTCTGCCAGCCGCTGCGCGCCAGCCGGGCCCGCGCCACCCTCCGACTCGTCGAAGGCGACCCGTTCGTGAAGATGCCGCCCCTGCCCGACCGGGCCCCCAACAGCGGCCGTCTGCGCGACAAGGCCCTGCTCGCCCTGCGCATGGACGGCCAGCCCACCGAACTGTCGTTCCTGGGCCTGCACTTCATCGTGATCGCCTCGTCCGGCGGCGGGAAGTCCGTCACCATGCGGTCCATCGGTGACGTCCTCACTGCCTGCGAGGACGTCGTCGTCATCGACCTCGACCCGGGCGGCAACGGGCTCGAACCCCTCGCGGAAGCCGTGGGCGTGCGAGTCGTCGGTGCGGACCAGATGCACGTCATCGAAGCCGTCCTGGAGAAGCTCCTCAAGGTCGCCAAGGCGCGGGCGACACTCCTCGGCAAGCTCGGCATGGGCGACAACTGGGTCCCGTCCTGGGACTATCCGGCGATCGTCGCGCTCATCGACGAGTACCCGCAGCTGTCCCCGAAGGCCAAAGCGCTCGTCGTCGCGATCCTCCGCGTTGGGCGCAAGGCATGCGTCCAGGTCGGTCTCGCCGCCCAGGAAGCAACGAAGGACTCGATCGGCGCCGCGATCGCCGACAGCATCGCCCTCAAGATTGTCGGTCCGGCCCGGCACCAGGACATCGTCCAGGTCTGCGGCGCCGGAGCGGGCGCCAACGGCTACAGGCCCGACCGCCTGCACCCCGCCCAGGGCGAGGACCCGGCCGACGCCGGCAAGGCGTACATCATGGGCGCCGGCCAACGCGACCCGCTCATCCACAAGTTCATCTCCATGACCCCCGCTGAGTGCAAGGAGCGCGCGGCGGCCCGCGCCGCCGCCGGACGCCCCTGGATCGACGACATCTCCCTCAAGGCCGCCGGTGTCACCTTCGACGACCTCCACACCGTCAAGCCCCGCATCGAACTCCCCGAGGCCGTCGAACTCGCCCGGCTCGCGTTCACCGCCAACAACGACCCCGAGCGCATGACCAGCGAGGAGATCTACGACTACGTCTCCTCCGCCTCCGAGACCTGGGCGCCGCAGGACGACGAAGAGCCGAAGCAGGCCCTCGCCCGCTTCCAGGAGGCCCTCCGCAAGCAGGCCGCCCAGCTCGACCCGCACGCCGACATGAAGACCAAGCAGTGGCGTGGAGGCCGCGGCTACTACCTCTCCACGATCGAAGCCCTCACCGCCGGATTGCTCGTCTAAACGGCCTCTGGTGGGTGTGACGTCGCAGGTCACGGCCGTGACGCACCCCGTGACGGGGGCGTGACGACCCCCTCCAGGCCGTGACGCGTCACACCCCCGTCACACCCCCACACAACGCCCTGACCTGCAGCGTCACGGGCCGTACCAGGCCGTGCCACGCCCCATATGCGAAGAACATCCCGACCTGAAAGGAGACCCCGACATGCCCCTCAAGCCCCACTACCAGCCCACCCGCGCCGACGCCGCCGAGCTCGCACGGGACGCCCAGCCCGGTGACCGGCTCTACGCCCTCAACGGCGAGTTCATCGTCACCGACGACACCAGCCCCGCCTTCGGCAGCCACCTCGTCCGGCCCATCGACGCCGCTGGCCCCGGCTCCATCACCCTCGCCCAACTCCTCGCCCGCTGCGGCGGCATCTTCACCCAGCCCCCCACCCACGCCTGACCACCCCCGAAAGGACCCGACATGAAGACCACCTACCACGCCACCCGAGGCGACAAGAAGGCCCTCTGCCGCGACGCCAAGCCCGGCACCCCCCTCTACGTCATCCACGACCACGTCGCCATCAAGGGCGAGCCCAGCACCACCTACACCGAATGGATCGTCACCGACGACACCATGCCCTTCACCGGCAACCGCATCGCCCAGAACCCCACCAGCGGCGCCACCATCCCCGTGCCCTCCCTCCTCGCACAGGAACGCGCCGTGCACACCGCCCGGCCCGCCGGCATCCCCAACCGGGCAGCCATGGTCACCCACGAGACCTACAGCGCCGCCGCCCACCAGGCCGCCCAGAAGGTCGCCAACAAGCACGCCGAGGACGCCGCCAAGGCCCTCATCCGCCGCTACGCCGGAAGCCGCTGAGCCTGACGGCTGCCTGTCCGCCCCCGCCGCCACCACGGATCGGGGACGGGCAGGGAGCCGGGACAGACCCGGACCAACCACAGACCAGCAGGAGGACCCCATGTTCGGACGCAAGGCCGCCGCCGCCCTCGATAACGCAGCAGCCGCTCTCCACGACACCGGCAAGAAGGTCGCCGGAAACGCCGGCGGGCGAGTTGGCGACACCATCGCCAACGCCGTCCTGGCCCCCATCCGCAACCAGATCAACGCGAGCTGCACCAACTGCAGCCGCGGCAAGTGCAAGAAGCACTGACCCGAGACAACACGCCATGAACGGGGCGCCCCCTCCGCCTGGCAGCAACGGGAGCGCCCCACCCCACCCGCACACCCACGTACAGGAGGACTTCGAGATGACCACGACCATGCCCCTCACAGCAACCCCACCCAGGGCATTACCCGTTGACGCGGCCGCGCTCATCGCCTCCATCGAGGCCTACCTCGCCGAACAGGCCCCGAAGACCGCGCACCCGCTCGTCACCAAGACCACCGCCCAGCTCGTTGCCGAAGCCCTCGCCACGCTGGAGGCCGCCACCGAGCAAGCCACCCCGGCCCTGGCCGCCCCGCGGCGGCTGTGGCGGATCATCCCCGACTGGGCCCTCGCTCTGACCCCTGCCCGCCGGCTCCACGGCGCCGGCCGCCAGATCACCGTCCAGCAGCACCTCGAACTCACCGCACTCGTCATCCAGCAGTACGGACACCACCGCGGCGGACTCCGCTCCCGAGGGGGGCGTCGGTGCATTCTCGGCGCGCAAGCCGTCCTCTACCGACTCGGCTACGGCGACGAACACACAGCCCAGGCCGCAGGAGCCCGCCTCCAGAACGCCCTCCGGCGGCGCGGCATCAACGAGCCCTACCACCGATGGAACGACCGGTCCGAACGCACCCTTGACGACATCCTGCACCTGATCCACAGCGCCGCTGCCCACGAGGTGGCCCAGTGAGCGTCACGACCACAGCAGACGTCCAGCGAGCCCTCGGCTTCACCGACGCGCAGTACATCGCTTGGACGGCGATCCACGAGATCGGACACGCCGTCGCCGGCGAAGCCGCCGGAATGAAGGTGCGGAAGATCGAGATCAACGCCAGGAAGGGCAGAATCCACGGAGGGCGGGTCGTGTGCGCACCGAATCACGACATCCACGCTAACCTCGTCTGCGCTCACGGCGGGCACATTGCCCAAGACCTCTGGATGCGTCAGTACGGGCTGATCACCAGCCACCGCCTGAGCATCTCCCGCACATCCTCCCGAGCCGACCTGGACAAGGTCGCCCAGTACCAGCCCAACCCCCAGGCCGGCATCCAGGCCGAAGACGACGCCCGCCGACTCCTAGGCGCGTCCTGGCCGCGAGTCATCCGGGCCACCAACGTCCTCATGGCCGAGGCGAAACTCTCAGGGCGGCAGCTGGCCCGCATCCGCTAACCCACCGCCAACGGCCACGCCAAGGAGCGGTGATAGCGGCGAGGAGCCCGGAGACCTCTGCGGCCGGTGCATCGCCGCCCTCGCACGACAGCAGCGAGAAGGCGCGCAGCAGATCAGTAGTTGTCAGGCCGAGCAGCCATATGTCACACTGCCCCCATCCGGATACCAGTGTGTCCGCCGCTACTTAGAGCCCCCAGCATCCGCCGGGGGCTTTCTGCATGTCAGGGGGCGTCATGGACCCGACCGAGCTCTACCCCACGGATCTCGTCTACGCCCACGAAGCCTCGGCCGCCACCGGCGTGCCTGAGCCCGTCATCCGGAAATGGGCCTCGCGCGGGAAGGTCGCCCGCTACGAAGGCGACCCCCGCCAGTACTCCGGTCAAGGCCACGAGTACAAGACCATGTACGCGCTCCCCGAGATAGAGGCGCTGGCCGCCCGGTACAAGCCCACACCTCAGCGGGCCCGAGCCGCCTGATCCACCCCCGCGAGAGGAGCCGACGATGTCGAACCTCGTCTTCAACACCGCCCTGGGACGCGTCGCGGCCCTCGCTGCCCTCCCGGCAGCCAACGACGCCCTCGTCGCAGTCCCTCTCGAAGCGACCGGCCTCGTCACCGACACGACGATGCGCGACTACGACGACCTCGCATCCCTTCTCGCCGGCGCCTCCAACGAGCAGACGACGATGGGCCGCAAGACCCTCACGGGTGTCACCGTCACCGTCGACGACGCCAACGACCGGGTGGCCGTCGACTGCGCCGACATTACGTGGACCGCCGCGACCGGCAACGCGGTCGGCGCCGTCGTCATCTGCTACGACCCCGACACGACAGGCGGCACCGACGCCGACCTCGTACCGCTGACGAAGCACGACGTGTCGCTGACCCCGGACGGGAACTCGTTCACCCTGAGCGTCGCCGACTTCTACCGCGCGACCTCCACCGCGTGACGGCCGGCTCACCGACGGAGGCGGGAGGTCGCCATGGCAGCCTTCGCTGACGACTTCAACCGCCCCAACTCCACCGACCTCGGCGCCGGCTGGGTCCAGGTCAGCGGCTTCTGGTCGATCGTCTCCAACCAGCTGTCCCCGGGCTCGGACGGCGGCACGATCATTCTGCGGGCGGCCAGCCCCATGGACAGCAGCGACCACTCCGCCCAGATAACCATCGCCGCCACCACGGCCGCCAGCCACGGCGTGTGGTGTCGCGGGAACTCGAACATCAGCAGCGGCTACCTGTGGCGGAACGACGGCGCGAGCTGGGACCTGTTCAGCGTCGTCAGCGGCACGTTCACCGTCATCGGCTCCTACGCGGCGGCCGCGGCCCCGGGCGACGTCGCCAAGGTCCAGGCCGTCGGGTCGGCGATCAAGGGATTCGTCAACGGTGTCGAGCGGGTCTCGGTCGTCAACACGGCCGTCGCAACGGGCACCAGCGTCGGCCTCCGGTCCACGTCGGCCAGCGCCATCCGGTTCGACGACTTTTCCGCCGCGGACGTGACCGCCGGCGTGGCGCTCGCAGCCGCAGGCGAGACCGACGCGGCCCAGGCGCTGGCCGGCAGCAAGACGACCGCACTCACCGCCTCCTCGGAGGTCGGTTCGGCGCAGGCCCTGGCAGGCGCTAAGGCGCGGCTGCTCGCCACGTCAGTGGCCGCCGAGACCGCGCAAGCCCTCACTGGCGGGACGAGCCGAAGCCTCACGACGGCCGCCGGCGTCGAGACCGCCCAGCCGCTGACCGGCACCAAGACCGCGGTCCTCGGCGTCGCCGTCGAGACCAGCACTGCGAGGCCGCTTGCGGCGGCAGGCGGGGGCGGCGTCGACAGGGTCGTGGCCGGAACACCCCACAGCCTGTGGACGGCAGGACGAACCCGCGCACCCGCCTGGAGCGCCGGGACGCCACGGACGTAAGGGGGCACCGTGGACCGCAGCAGCCTCGAAGAGCTCCTCACCCCGATCAACTCCGCCAGCGACCCCACCTCGTACAGCGTCCGCGTCGCCGTCCTCCTCGACGGCGAGCGGCCCGAAGCCAGCGACTGGCACGTCGCCGAGTGGCGCACCGTCGACGGCGTTCACCACGCTGCGCTGCTCGTCGGGCCCGGAGGTGCCGTAGAGCTAGGGCCAGGCGCCTACCGCGTCTGGGCTGAGATCACTGCCCCACCCGAGAAGCCCGTCGTCGCAAGCCCGCGGTTCAGCATCGACTGAGGTGCGTACCGCATAGGTCACGAAACGGAGACAACGCCTCCAACCCCCACAGCAGCAACAACGATGAGACCTCTCATCACGCAAAGTCCTGGGGGGACCATGCGACGCACCGCCATCGCCGCAACCACCGCGGCCCTCGCCCTCACCCTCGCTGCCTGTACCGGCACCGAGCCCGAGGTCGCCACCAAGCCCGACCCCAAGCCGACCTCGCCCGCAGCCAGCGAAGCGCCCGCCAAAACGACGGAAGCACCCGCGCCGAAGGACGCCGGCCTGGGAGACACCATCACCCTCAAGGGCCTCGAAGACGGGGAGCAGATCTCCGTCACGCTCAAGAAGGTCTCCGACCCGGCTGTCCCGAAGGACGAGTTCTTCAACCCCGACGAAGGCAACCGCTGGATCGGCATCCAGATCGAGATCGTCAACAGCGGCACCGCCGTGTACGACGACAGCCCCAGCAACGGCATGCAAGTCGCCGACGCCGACGGCCAGCGGTTCAACGGCGTCATCGCCGAAATCAAGGCGGGCCCCGCCATGGCCGCCGGCGTCACCCTCAAGCCCGGCGCGAAGGCTCTCGGCTGGCTCGTCTTCGAGGCGCCCAAGAACTCGAAGATCACCACCGTGCAGTTCGGCATGAACAGCGGCTTCTCCGACCAGACCGGTGAGTGGACGCTCAAGTAAACCCAGGACGCCGGGAGGTGCGATGACGCCTCCCGGCGCCCCGCAGCACCCGCGCCCGACCGAAGAAGGGCGCCACATGGACGACCTGCTGATGATCGTGCCCACGCGTGGCCGCCCCAACAGCGTCCCCGCCATCCTCGACTGCTGGCGGCAGACCGGCGCCACCGCCGACCTGCTGTTCGCAGTCGATGACGACGACCCCATGCTCGCCGGCTACCGCGAGCACATGGAGCAGATCGACGACCCCCGCGTCCACTGGGTCACCGGCCCACGGCTCCGGCTCTGCGGCACCCTCAACAAGGCCGCCGCCGAGATGGCTCTTCGCTACCGCTTCCTCGCATTCATGGGCGACGACCACCGGCCGAGGAGCGCCGGATGGGACGAGCGCTTCCGTGTCTG is from Streptomyces venezuelae ATCC 10712 and encodes:
- a CDS encoding DUF6197 family protein, producing MTTTMPLTATPPRALPVDAAALIASIEAYLAEQAPKTAHPLVTKTTAQLVAEALATLEAATEQATPALAAPRRLWRIIPDWALALTPARRLHGAGRQITVQQHLELTALVIQQYGHHRGGLRSRGGRRCILGAQAVLYRLGYGDEHTAQAAGARLQNALRRRGINEPYHRWNDRSERTLDDILHLIHSAAAHEVAQ
- a CDS encoding DUF4352 domain-containing protein yields the protein MRRTAIAATTAALALTLAACTGTEPEVATKPDPKPTSPAASEAPAKTTEAPAPKDAGLGDTITLKGLEDGEQISVTLKKVSDPAVPKDEFFNPDEGNRWIGIQIEIVNSGTAVYDDSPSNGMQVADADGQRFNGVIAEIKAGPAMAAGVTLKPGAKALGWLVFEAPKNSKITTVQFGMNSGFSDQTGEWTLK